One genomic window of Muntiacus reevesi chromosome 4, mMunRee1.1, whole genome shotgun sequence includes the following:
- the ARHGAP9 gene encoding rho GTPase-activating protein 9 isoform X3 — MGQKNHPEPCLSACKRSVLSFSGSPSPRFPTGDVLTAMLSGRWWPSTWGHLGLGSRSPSRGSQLCALYAFTYTGADGRQVSLTEGDRFLLLRKTNSDWWLARRLGAPSTSRPIFVPAAYMTEESSLSHSPAAITPSPSLWTPGPKLFPGSLEEMNLCQEPPGRAQATWEQPPPLPPKMCRSVSVTNLRPSLLKPSQEGPSGRSLSQEDLLTETDADMRLDAWEQHLDPNSGRCFYVNSLTGCKSWKPPRHTRTRETNPGSMEGTQTLNTDNGILQRQPKDVESGPKTSELFDSQGSPCLCRRTSQLDPGKASSLQCPRPLPTVLDDPHEVEKAGLLNMTKIAQGGRKLRKNWGPSWVVLAGNSLVFYREQPPTAPSTAWGPAGSRPESSVDLRGAALAHGRHLSSRRHVLHIRTVPGHEFLLQSDQEADLRAWHSALRAVIERLDRENPLEGRLSGSGPAELEELSPGEDEEEELEPVSKSLLRISSRRSSSRCPETAEQNRVRNKLKRLIAKRPPLQTLQERGLLRDQVFGCQLESLCQREGDTVPGFVRLCVAAVDKRGLDVDGIYRVSGNLAVVQKLRFLVDRERAITSDGRYMFPEHPGQEGRLDLDSAEWDDIHVITGALKLFLRELPQPLVPSLLLPDFRAAIALTESEQCLSQIQELISSMPKPNHDTLRYLLEHLCRVIAHSDKNRMTPHNLGIVFGPTLFRPEQDASDPVAHVLYPGQVVQLMLTNFTRLFP; from the exons ATGGGACAGAAGAATCACCCAG AACCATGTCTCTCTGCCTGCAAGCGGTCAGTCCTGTCTTTTTCTGGATCTCCATCACCCCGTTTTCCCACAGGTGATGTACTGACAGCAATGCTATCGGGCCGGTGGTGGCCGAGCACCTGGGGACACCTGGGGCTGGGGTCCCGAAGCCCTTCTCGGGGGTCCCAGCTCTGTGCCCTCTATGCCTTCACTTACACGGGGGCAGATGGCCGGCAGGTGTCTTTGACTGAAGGAGACAGGTTCCTACTGCTTCGAAAGACCAACTCAGACTGGTGGTTGGCAAGGCGCCTGGGAGCACCATCCACCTCTCGCCCCATCTTTGTCCCAGCTGCCTACATGACAGAGGAATCTAGCCTTTCCCACAGCCCAGCGGCCATCACCCCCAGCCCATCTCTCTGGACTCCTG GGCCAAAGTTATTTCCTGGCTCCCTGGAGGAGATGAACCTGTGTCAGGAACCCCCAGGCAGAGCCCAGGCTACATGGGAGcagcctcctccccttccccctaaAATGTGTAGAAGTGTCAGTGTGACCAACTTGAGGCCCAGCCTCCTGAAGCCCTCCCAGGAAGGACCGAGTGGAAGATCCCTTTCCCAGGAAGACTTGCTGACAGAGACCGATGCCGACATG AGGCTGGACGCCTGGGAACAGCACTTGGACCCCAACTCTGGACGCTGCTTCTACGTAAATTCGCTGACTGGCTGTAAATCCTGGAAGCCCCCACGCCACACTCGAACCCGAGAGACG AACCCCGGCTCCATGGAGGGGACACAGACCTTGAATACGGACAATGGTATCCTGCAACGTCAGCCAAAGGACGTAGAATCTGGTCCCAAGACATCAGAACTTTTCGACTCCCAG ggctcaccctgCCTCTGCAGACGCACCTCCCAGCTGGACCCCGGCAAGGCTTCATCCTTGCAGTGCCCTCGGCCTCTGCCGACAGTCCTAGATGACCCCCAC GAGGTGGAAAAGGCGGGCCTGCTCAATATGACCAAGATCGCCCAGGGCGGGCGCAAGCTCCG GAAGAACTGGGGCCCCTCCTGGGTGGTGTTAGCGGGTAACAGCCTGGTGTTCTACCGAGAACAGCCGCCGACCGCCCCCTCCACGGCCTGG GGACCAGCGGGTAGCCGGCCCGAGAGCAGCGTGGACCTGCGGGGGGCGGCCCTGGCCCACGGCCGCCACCTGTCCAGCCGCCGCCACGTGCTGCAC ATCCGCACGGTCCCGGGCCACGAGTTCCTGCTGCAGTCTGACCAGGAGGCTGACCTGCGAGCCTGGCACAGCGCGCTGCGGGCGGTCATCGAGCGCCTG GATCGGGAGAACCCCCTGGAGGGGCGTCTGTCCGGCTCGGGACCTGCGGAACTGGAGGAGCTGAGCCCCGGGGAGGATGAGGAAGAGGAGTTGGAACCAGTGTCCAAGTCTCTGCTGCGGATCAGCAGCCGCCGGAGCTCCA GTCGGTGTCCCGAAACAGCAGAGCAGAACCGCGTGCGGAACAAACTAAAGCGGCTAATCGCCAAGAGACCGCCCCTGCAAACTCTGCAGGAGCGGGGTCTGCTCCGAG ACCAGGTGTTCGGCTGCCAGTTGGAGTCTCTGTGCCAGCGGGAGGGGGACACCGTGCCCGGCTTTGTGCGGCTCTGCGTTGCTGCCGTGGACAAGCGAG GTCTGGATGTGGATGGCATTTACCGGGTGAGCGGGAACTTGGCAGTGGTCCAGAAGCTTCGCTTCTTGGTGGACAGAG AGCGGGCCATCACTTCCGATGGGAGGTACATGTTTCCGGAACATCCAGGACAAG aAGGCCGATTAGATTTGGACAGTGCCGAATGGGATGACATTCATGTGATCACGGGAGCCCTGAAACTTTTCCTTAGGGAGCTACCCCAGCCTCTGGTGCCCTCACTACTGCTGCCCGATTTTCGTGCTGCCATTG CCCTCACTGAATCAGAACAGTGCCTCTCTCAAATACAAGAATTAATAAGCTCAATGCCAAAGCCCAACCATGACACTCTGCGGTACCTCCTGGAGcatttatgcag GGTGATAGCACACTCAGACAAGAACCGCATGACCCCCCACAACCTGGGAATTGTGTTTGGACCAACCCTGTTTCGGCCGGAGCAGGACGCATCGGATCCAGTGGCCCATGTCCTCTACCCTGGACAGGTCGTCCAGCTGATGCTCACCAACTTCACCAGACTCTTCCCCTGA
- the ARHGAP9 gene encoding rho GTPase-activating protein 9 isoform X2, which translates to MGQKNHPGDVLTAMLSGRWWPSTWGHLGLGSRSPSRGSQLCALYAFTYTGADGRQVSLTEGDRFLLLRKTNSDWWLARRLGAPSTSRPIFVPAAYMTEESSLSHSPAAITPSPSLWTPGPKLFPGSLEEMNLCQEPPGRAQATWEQPPPLPPKMCRSVSVTNLRPSLLKPSQEGPSGRSLSQEDLLTETDADMARAQTLMSKAPVYCNLVDLRRCPRSPPSSPVCPPLQRLDAWEQHLDPNSGRCFYVNSLTGCKSWKPPRHTRTRETNPGSMEGTQTLNTDNGILQRQPKDVESGPKTSELFDSQGSPCLCRRTSQLDPGKASSLQCPRPLPTVLDDPHEVEKAGLLNMTKIAQGGRKLRKNWGPSWVVLAGNSLVFYREQPPTAPSTAWGPAGSRPESSVDLRGAALAHGRHLSSRRHVLHIRTVPGHEFLLQSDQEADLRAWHSALRAVIERLDRENPLEGRLSGSGPAELEELSPGEDEEEELEPVSKSLLRISSRRSSSRCPETAEQNRVRNKLKRLIAKRPPLQTLQERGLLRDQVFGCQLESLCQREGDTVPGFVRLCVAAVDKRGLDVDGIYRVSGNLAVVQKLRFLVDRERAITSDGRYMFPEHPGQEGRLDLDSAEWDDIHVITGALKLFLRELPQPLVPSLLLPDFRAAIALTESEQCLSQIQELISSMPKPNHDTLRYLLEHLCRVIAHSDKNRMTPHNLGIVFGPTLFRPEQDASDPVAHVLYPGQVVQLMLTNFTRLFP; encoded by the exons ATGGGACAGAAGAATCACCCAG GTGATGTACTGACAGCAATGCTATCGGGCCGGTGGTGGCCGAGCACCTGGGGACACCTGGGGCTGGGGTCCCGAAGCCCTTCTCGGGGGTCCCAGCTCTGTGCCCTCTATGCCTTCACTTACACGGGGGCAGATGGCCGGCAGGTGTCTTTGACTGAAGGAGACAGGTTCCTACTGCTTCGAAAGACCAACTCAGACTGGTGGTTGGCAAGGCGCCTGGGAGCACCATCCACCTCTCGCCCCATCTTTGTCCCAGCTGCCTACATGACAGAGGAATCTAGCCTTTCCCACAGCCCAGCGGCCATCACCCCCAGCCCATCTCTCTGGACTCCTG GGCCAAAGTTATTTCCTGGCTCCCTGGAGGAGATGAACCTGTGTCAGGAACCCCCAGGCAGAGCCCAGGCTACATGGGAGcagcctcctccccttccccctaaAATGTGTAGAAGTGTCAGTGTGACCAACTTGAGGCCCAGCCTCCTGAAGCCCTCCCAGGAAGGACCGAGTGGAAGATCCCTTTCCCAGGAAGACTTGCTGACAGAGACCGATGCCGACATG GCAAGAGCCCAGACCCTCATGTCCAAGGCCCCTGTGTACTGCAACCTGGTGGACCTTCGCCGCTGTCCCCGGTCCCCACCCTCAAGCCCTGTATGCCCCCCACTGCAGAGGCTGGACGCCTGGGAACAGCACTTGGACCCCAACTCTGGACGCTGCTTCTACGTAAATTCGCTGACTGGCTGTAAATCCTGGAAGCCCCCACGCCACACTCGAACCCGAGAGACG AACCCCGGCTCCATGGAGGGGACACAGACCTTGAATACGGACAATGGTATCCTGCAACGTCAGCCAAAGGACGTAGAATCTGGTCCCAAGACATCAGAACTTTTCGACTCCCAG ggctcaccctgCCTCTGCAGACGCACCTCCCAGCTGGACCCCGGCAAGGCTTCATCCTTGCAGTGCCCTCGGCCTCTGCCGACAGTCCTAGATGACCCCCAC GAGGTGGAAAAGGCGGGCCTGCTCAATATGACCAAGATCGCCCAGGGCGGGCGCAAGCTCCG GAAGAACTGGGGCCCCTCCTGGGTGGTGTTAGCGGGTAACAGCCTGGTGTTCTACCGAGAACAGCCGCCGACCGCCCCCTCCACGGCCTGG GGACCAGCGGGTAGCCGGCCCGAGAGCAGCGTGGACCTGCGGGGGGCGGCCCTGGCCCACGGCCGCCACCTGTCCAGCCGCCGCCACGTGCTGCAC ATCCGCACGGTCCCGGGCCACGAGTTCCTGCTGCAGTCTGACCAGGAGGCTGACCTGCGAGCCTGGCACAGCGCGCTGCGGGCGGTCATCGAGCGCCTG GATCGGGAGAACCCCCTGGAGGGGCGTCTGTCCGGCTCGGGACCTGCGGAACTGGAGGAGCTGAGCCCCGGGGAGGATGAGGAAGAGGAGTTGGAACCAGTGTCCAAGTCTCTGCTGCGGATCAGCAGCCGCCGGAGCTCCA GTCGGTGTCCCGAAACAGCAGAGCAGAACCGCGTGCGGAACAAACTAAAGCGGCTAATCGCCAAGAGACCGCCCCTGCAAACTCTGCAGGAGCGGGGTCTGCTCCGAG ACCAGGTGTTCGGCTGCCAGTTGGAGTCTCTGTGCCAGCGGGAGGGGGACACCGTGCCCGGCTTTGTGCGGCTCTGCGTTGCTGCCGTGGACAAGCGAG GTCTGGATGTGGATGGCATTTACCGGGTGAGCGGGAACTTGGCAGTGGTCCAGAAGCTTCGCTTCTTGGTGGACAGAG AGCGGGCCATCACTTCCGATGGGAGGTACATGTTTCCGGAACATCCAGGACAAG aAGGCCGATTAGATTTGGACAGTGCCGAATGGGATGACATTCATGTGATCACGGGAGCCCTGAAACTTTTCCTTAGGGAGCTACCCCAGCCTCTGGTGCCCTCACTACTGCTGCCCGATTTTCGTGCTGCCATTG CCCTCACTGAATCAGAACAGTGCCTCTCTCAAATACAAGAATTAATAAGCTCAATGCCAAAGCCCAACCATGACACTCTGCGGTACCTCCTGGAGcatttatgcag GGTGATAGCACACTCAGACAAGAACCGCATGACCCCCCACAACCTGGGAATTGTGTTTGGACCAACCCTGTTTCGGCCGGAGCAGGACGCATCGGATCCAGTGGCCCATGTCCTCTACCCTGGACAGGTCGTCCAGCTGATGCTCACCAACTTCACCAGACTCTTCCCCTGA
- the ARHGAP9 gene encoding rho GTPase-activating protein 9 isoform X1, translated as MGQKNHPEPCLSACKRSVLSFSGSPSPRFPTGDVLTAMLSGRWWPSTWGHLGLGSRSPSRGSQLCALYAFTYTGADGRQVSLTEGDRFLLLRKTNSDWWLARRLGAPSTSRPIFVPAAYMTEESSLSHSPAAITPSPSLWTPGPKLFPGSLEEMNLCQEPPGRAQATWEQPPPLPPKMCRSVSVTNLRPSLLKPSQEGPSGRSLSQEDLLTETDADMARAQTLMSKAPVYCNLVDLRRCPRSPPSSPVCPPLQRLDAWEQHLDPNSGRCFYVNSLTGCKSWKPPRHTRTRETNPGSMEGTQTLNTDNGILQRQPKDVESGPKTSELFDSQGSPCLCRRTSQLDPGKASSLQCPRPLPTVLDDPHEVEKAGLLNMTKIAQGGRKLRKNWGPSWVVLAGNSLVFYREQPPTAPSTAWGPAGSRPESSVDLRGAALAHGRHLSSRRHVLHIRTVPGHEFLLQSDQEADLRAWHSALRAVIERLDRENPLEGRLSGSGPAELEELSPGEDEEEELEPVSKSLLRISSRRSSSRCPETAEQNRVRNKLKRLIAKRPPLQTLQERGLLRDQVFGCQLESLCQREGDTVPGFVRLCVAAVDKRGLDVDGIYRVSGNLAVVQKLRFLVDRERAITSDGRYMFPEHPGQEGRLDLDSAEWDDIHVITGALKLFLRELPQPLVPSLLLPDFRAAIALTESEQCLSQIQELISSMPKPNHDTLRYLLEHLCRVIAHSDKNRMTPHNLGIVFGPTLFRPEQDASDPVAHVLYPGQVVQLMLTNFTRLFP; from the exons ATGGGACAGAAGAATCACCCAG AACCATGTCTCTCTGCCTGCAAGCGGTCAGTCCTGTCTTTTTCTGGATCTCCATCACCCCGTTTTCCCACAGGTGATGTACTGACAGCAATGCTATCGGGCCGGTGGTGGCCGAGCACCTGGGGACACCTGGGGCTGGGGTCCCGAAGCCCTTCTCGGGGGTCCCAGCTCTGTGCCCTCTATGCCTTCACTTACACGGGGGCAGATGGCCGGCAGGTGTCTTTGACTGAAGGAGACAGGTTCCTACTGCTTCGAAAGACCAACTCAGACTGGTGGTTGGCAAGGCGCCTGGGAGCACCATCCACCTCTCGCCCCATCTTTGTCCCAGCTGCCTACATGACAGAGGAATCTAGCCTTTCCCACAGCCCAGCGGCCATCACCCCCAGCCCATCTCTCTGGACTCCTG GGCCAAAGTTATTTCCTGGCTCCCTGGAGGAGATGAACCTGTGTCAGGAACCCCCAGGCAGAGCCCAGGCTACATGGGAGcagcctcctccccttccccctaaAATGTGTAGAAGTGTCAGTGTGACCAACTTGAGGCCCAGCCTCCTGAAGCCCTCCCAGGAAGGACCGAGTGGAAGATCCCTTTCCCAGGAAGACTTGCTGACAGAGACCGATGCCGACATG GCAAGAGCCCAGACCCTCATGTCCAAGGCCCCTGTGTACTGCAACCTGGTGGACCTTCGCCGCTGTCCCCGGTCCCCACCCTCAAGCCCTGTATGCCCCCCACTGCAGAGGCTGGACGCCTGGGAACAGCACTTGGACCCCAACTCTGGACGCTGCTTCTACGTAAATTCGCTGACTGGCTGTAAATCCTGGAAGCCCCCACGCCACACTCGAACCCGAGAGACG AACCCCGGCTCCATGGAGGGGACACAGACCTTGAATACGGACAATGGTATCCTGCAACGTCAGCCAAAGGACGTAGAATCTGGTCCCAAGACATCAGAACTTTTCGACTCCCAG ggctcaccctgCCTCTGCAGACGCACCTCCCAGCTGGACCCCGGCAAGGCTTCATCCTTGCAGTGCCCTCGGCCTCTGCCGACAGTCCTAGATGACCCCCAC GAGGTGGAAAAGGCGGGCCTGCTCAATATGACCAAGATCGCCCAGGGCGGGCGCAAGCTCCG GAAGAACTGGGGCCCCTCCTGGGTGGTGTTAGCGGGTAACAGCCTGGTGTTCTACCGAGAACAGCCGCCGACCGCCCCCTCCACGGCCTGG GGACCAGCGGGTAGCCGGCCCGAGAGCAGCGTGGACCTGCGGGGGGCGGCCCTGGCCCACGGCCGCCACCTGTCCAGCCGCCGCCACGTGCTGCAC ATCCGCACGGTCCCGGGCCACGAGTTCCTGCTGCAGTCTGACCAGGAGGCTGACCTGCGAGCCTGGCACAGCGCGCTGCGGGCGGTCATCGAGCGCCTG GATCGGGAGAACCCCCTGGAGGGGCGTCTGTCCGGCTCGGGACCTGCGGAACTGGAGGAGCTGAGCCCCGGGGAGGATGAGGAAGAGGAGTTGGAACCAGTGTCCAAGTCTCTGCTGCGGATCAGCAGCCGCCGGAGCTCCA GTCGGTGTCCCGAAACAGCAGAGCAGAACCGCGTGCGGAACAAACTAAAGCGGCTAATCGCCAAGAGACCGCCCCTGCAAACTCTGCAGGAGCGGGGTCTGCTCCGAG ACCAGGTGTTCGGCTGCCAGTTGGAGTCTCTGTGCCAGCGGGAGGGGGACACCGTGCCCGGCTTTGTGCGGCTCTGCGTTGCTGCCGTGGACAAGCGAG GTCTGGATGTGGATGGCATTTACCGGGTGAGCGGGAACTTGGCAGTGGTCCAGAAGCTTCGCTTCTTGGTGGACAGAG AGCGGGCCATCACTTCCGATGGGAGGTACATGTTTCCGGAACATCCAGGACAAG aAGGCCGATTAGATTTGGACAGTGCCGAATGGGATGACATTCATGTGATCACGGGAGCCCTGAAACTTTTCCTTAGGGAGCTACCCCAGCCTCTGGTGCCCTCACTACTGCTGCCCGATTTTCGTGCTGCCATTG CCCTCACTGAATCAGAACAGTGCCTCTCTCAAATACAAGAATTAATAAGCTCAATGCCAAAGCCCAACCATGACACTCTGCGGTACCTCCTGGAGcatttatgcag GGTGATAGCACACTCAGACAAGAACCGCATGACCCCCCACAACCTGGGAATTGTGTTTGGACCAACCCTGTTTCGGCCGGAGCAGGACGCATCGGATCCAGTGGCCCATGTCCTCTACCCTGGACAGGTCGTCCAGCTGATGCTCACCAACTTCACCAGACTCTTCCCCTGA
- the ARHGAP9 gene encoding rho GTPase-activating protein 9 isoform X4 has translation MLSGRWWPSTWGHLGLGSRSPSRGSQLCALYAFTYTGADGRQVSLTEGDRFLLLRKTNSDWWLARRLGAPSTSRPIFVPAAYMTEESSLSHSPAAITPSPSLWTPGPKLFPGSLEEMNLCQEPPGRAQATWEQPPPLPPKMCRSVSVTNLRPSLLKPSQEGPSGRSLSQEDLLTETDADMARAQTLMSKAPVYCNLVDLRRCPRSPPSSPVCPPLQRLDAWEQHLDPNSGRCFYVNSLTGCKSWKPPRHTRTRETNPGSMEGTQTLNTDNGILQRQPKDVESGPKTSELFDSQGSPCLCRRTSQLDPGKASSLQCPRPLPTVLDDPHEVEKAGLLNMTKIAQGGRKLRKNWGPSWVVLAGNSLVFYREQPPTAPSTAWGPAGSRPESSVDLRGAALAHGRHLSSRRHVLHIRTVPGHEFLLQSDQEADLRAWHSALRAVIERLDRENPLEGRLSGSGPAELEELSPGEDEEEELEPVSKSLLRISSRRSSSRCPETAEQNRVRNKLKRLIAKRPPLQTLQERGLLRDQVFGCQLESLCQREGDTVPGFVRLCVAAVDKRGLDVDGIYRVSGNLAVVQKLRFLVDRERAITSDGRYMFPEHPGQEGRLDLDSAEWDDIHVITGALKLFLRELPQPLVPSLLLPDFRAAIALTESEQCLSQIQELISSMPKPNHDTLRYLLEHLCRVIAHSDKNRMTPHNLGIVFGPTLFRPEQDASDPVAHVLYPGQVVQLMLTNFTRLFP, from the exons ATGCTATCGGGCCGGTGGTGGCCGAGCACCTGGGGACACCTGGGGCTGGGGTCCCGAAGCCCTTCTCGGGGGTCCCAGCTCTGTGCCCTCTATGCCTTCACTTACACGGGGGCAGATGGCCGGCAGGTGTCTTTGACTGAAGGAGACAGGTTCCTACTGCTTCGAAAGACCAACTCAGACTGGTGGTTGGCAAGGCGCCTGGGAGCACCATCCACCTCTCGCCCCATCTTTGTCCCAGCTGCCTACATGACAGAGGAATCTAGCCTTTCCCACAGCCCAGCGGCCATCACCCCCAGCCCATCTCTCTGGACTCCTG GGCCAAAGTTATTTCCTGGCTCCCTGGAGGAGATGAACCTGTGTCAGGAACCCCCAGGCAGAGCCCAGGCTACATGGGAGcagcctcctccccttccccctaaAATGTGTAGAAGTGTCAGTGTGACCAACTTGAGGCCCAGCCTCCTGAAGCCCTCCCAGGAAGGACCGAGTGGAAGATCCCTTTCCCAGGAAGACTTGCTGACAGAGACCGATGCCGACATG GCAAGAGCCCAGACCCTCATGTCCAAGGCCCCTGTGTACTGCAACCTGGTGGACCTTCGCCGCTGTCCCCGGTCCCCACCCTCAAGCCCTGTATGCCCCCCACTGCAGAGGCTGGACGCCTGGGAACAGCACTTGGACCCCAACTCTGGACGCTGCTTCTACGTAAATTCGCTGACTGGCTGTAAATCCTGGAAGCCCCCACGCCACACTCGAACCCGAGAGACG AACCCCGGCTCCATGGAGGGGACACAGACCTTGAATACGGACAATGGTATCCTGCAACGTCAGCCAAAGGACGTAGAATCTGGTCCCAAGACATCAGAACTTTTCGACTCCCAG ggctcaccctgCCTCTGCAGACGCACCTCCCAGCTGGACCCCGGCAAGGCTTCATCCTTGCAGTGCCCTCGGCCTCTGCCGACAGTCCTAGATGACCCCCAC GAGGTGGAAAAGGCGGGCCTGCTCAATATGACCAAGATCGCCCAGGGCGGGCGCAAGCTCCG GAAGAACTGGGGCCCCTCCTGGGTGGTGTTAGCGGGTAACAGCCTGGTGTTCTACCGAGAACAGCCGCCGACCGCCCCCTCCACGGCCTGG GGACCAGCGGGTAGCCGGCCCGAGAGCAGCGTGGACCTGCGGGGGGCGGCCCTGGCCCACGGCCGCCACCTGTCCAGCCGCCGCCACGTGCTGCAC ATCCGCACGGTCCCGGGCCACGAGTTCCTGCTGCAGTCTGACCAGGAGGCTGACCTGCGAGCCTGGCACAGCGCGCTGCGGGCGGTCATCGAGCGCCTG GATCGGGAGAACCCCCTGGAGGGGCGTCTGTCCGGCTCGGGACCTGCGGAACTGGAGGAGCTGAGCCCCGGGGAGGATGAGGAAGAGGAGTTGGAACCAGTGTCCAAGTCTCTGCTGCGGATCAGCAGCCGCCGGAGCTCCA GTCGGTGTCCCGAAACAGCAGAGCAGAACCGCGTGCGGAACAAACTAAAGCGGCTAATCGCCAAGAGACCGCCCCTGCAAACTCTGCAGGAGCGGGGTCTGCTCCGAG ACCAGGTGTTCGGCTGCCAGTTGGAGTCTCTGTGCCAGCGGGAGGGGGACACCGTGCCCGGCTTTGTGCGGCTCTGCGTTGCTGCCGTGGACAAGCGAG GTCTGGATGTGGATGGCATTTACCGGGTGAGCGGGAACTTGGCAGTGGTCCAGAAGCTTCGCTTCTTGGTGGACAGAG AGCGGGCCATCACTTCCGATGGGAGGTACATGTTTCCGGAACATCCAGGACAAG aAGGCCGATTAGATTTGGACAGTGCCGAATGGGATGACATTCATGTGATCACGGGAGCCCTGAAACTTTTCCTTAGGGAGCTACCCCAGCCTCTGGTGCCCTCACTACTGCTGCCCGATTTTCGTGCTGCCATTG CCCTCACTGAATCAGAACAGTGCCTCTCTCAAATACAAGAATTAATAAGCTCAATGCCAAAGCCCAACCATGACACTCTGCGGTACCTCCTGGAGcatttatgcag GGTGATAGCACACTCAGACAAGAACCGCATGACCCCCCACAACCTGGGAATTGTGTTTGGACCAACCCTGTTTCGGCCGGAGCAGGACGCATCGGATCCAGTGGCCCATGTCCTCTACCCTGGACAGGTCGTCCAGCTGATGCTCACCAACTTCACCAGACTCTTCCCCTGA
- the ARHGAP9 gene encoding rho GTPase-activating protein 9 isoform X5, with the protein MSKAPVYCNLVDLRRCPRSPPSSPVCPPLQRLDAWEQHLDPNSGRCFYVNSLTGCKSWKPPRHTRTRETNPGSMEGTQTLNTDNGILQRQPKDVESGPKTSELFDSQGSPCLCRRTSQLDPGKASSLQCPRPLPTVLDDPHEVEKAGLLNMTKIAQGGRKLRKNWGPSWVVLAGNSLVFYREQPPTAPSTAWGPAGSRPESSVDLRGAALAHGRHLSSRRHVLHIRTVPGHEFLLQSDQEADLRAWHSALRAVIERLDRENPLEGRLSGSGPAELEELSPGEDEEEELEPVSKSLLRISSRRSSSRCPETAEQNRVRNKLKRLIAKRPPLQTLQERGLLRDQVFGCQLESLCQREGDTVPGFVRLCVAAVDKRGLDVDGIYRVSGNLAVVQKLRFLVDRERAITSDGRYMFPEHPGQEGRLDLDSAEWDDIHVITGALKLFLRELPQPLVPSLLLPDFRAAIALTESEQCLSQIQELISSMPKPNHDTLRYLLEHLCRVIAHSDKNRMTPHNLGIVFGPTLFRPEQDASDPVAHVLYPGQVVQLMLTNFTRLFP; encoded by the exons ATGTCCAAGGCCCCTGTGTACTGCAACCTGGTGGACCTTCGCCGCTGTCCCCGGTCCCCACCCTCAAGCCCTGTATGCCCCCCACTGCAGAGGCTGGACGCCTGGGAACAGCACTTGGACCCCAACTCTGGACGCTGCTTCTACGTAAATTCGCTGACTGGCTGTAAATCCTGGAAGCCCCCACGCCACACTCGAACCCGAGAGACG AACCCCGGCTCCATGGAGGGGACACAGACCTTGAATACGGACAATGGTATCCTGCAACGTCAGCCAAAGGACGTAGAATCTGGTCCCAAGACATCAGAACTTTTCGACTCCCAG ggctcaccctgCCTCTGCAGACGCACCTCCCAGCTGGACCCCGGCAAGGCTTCATCCTTGCAGTGCCCTCGGCCTCTGCCGACAGTCCTAGATGACCCCCAC GAGGTGGAAAAGGCGGGCCTGCTCAATATGACCAAGATCGCCCAGGGCGGGCGCAAGCTCCG GAAGAACTGGGGCCCCTCCTGGGTGGTGTTAGCGGGTAACAGCCTGGTGTTCTACCGAGAACAGCCGCCGACCGCCCCCTCCACGGCCTGG GGACCAGCGGGTAGCCGGCCCGAGAGCAGCGTGGACCTGCGGGGGGCGGCCCTGGCCCACGGCCGCCACCTGTCCAGCCGCCGCCACGTGCTGCAC ATCCGCACGGTCCCGGGCCACGAGTTCCTGCTGCAGTCTGACCAGGAGGCTGACCTGCGAGCCTGGCACAGCGCGCTGCGGGCGGTCATCGAGCGCCTG GATCGGGAGAACCCCCTGGAGGGGCGTCTGTCCGGCTCGGGACCTGCGGAACTGGAGGAGCTGAGCCCCGGGGAGGATGAGGAAGAGGAGTTGGAACCAGTGTCCAAGTCTCTGCTGCGGATCAGCAGCCGCCGGAGCTCCA GTCGGTGTCCCGAAACAGCAGAGCAGAACCGCGTGCGGAACAAACTAAAGCGGCTAATCGCCAAGAGACCGCCCCTGCAAACTCTGCAGGAGCGGGGTCTGCTCCGAG ACCAGGTGTTCGGCTGCCAGTTGGAGTCTCTGTGCCAGCGGGAGGGGGACACCGTGCCCGGCTTTGTGCGGCTCTGCGTTGCTGCCGTGGACAAGCGAG GTCTGGATGTGGATGGCATTTACCGGGTGAGCGGGAACTTGGCAGTGGTCCAGAAGCTTCGCTTCTTGGTGGACAGAG AGCGGGCCATCACTTCCGATGGGAGGTACATGTTTCCGGAACATCCAGGACAAG aAGGCCGATTAGATTTGGACAGTGCCGAATGGGATGACATTCATGTGATCACGGGAGCCCTGAAACTTTTCCTTAGGGAGCTACCCCAGCCTCTGGTGCCCTCACTACTGCTGCCCGATTTTCGTGCTGCCATTG CCCTCACTGAATCAGAACAGTGCCTCTCTCAAATACAAGAATTAATAAGCTCAATGCCAAAGCCCAACCATGACACTCTGCGGTACCTCCTGGAGcatttatgcag GGTGATAGCACACTCAGACAAGAACCGCATGACCCCCCACAACCTGGGAATTGTGTTTGGACCAACCCTGTTTCGGCCGGAGCAGGACGCATCGGATCCAGTGGCCCATGTCCTCTACCCTGGACAGGTCGTCCAGCTGATGCTCACCAACTTCACCAGACTCTTCCCCTGA